A stretch of DNA from Babesia bovis T2Bo chromosome 2, whole genome shotgun sequence:
GCTACCATCCTTGGATTGATACTTGCAAGCAAAGTTGAGACTAAAGTTCTCAGGATCCTTAGCCATGATCAATGTATCCACAGTCCTAGAAATCTTCACAGAAACTGGGACGTCCTTGGCCTTCTTCACCTCAAAATTCAAGTCGCTGCTACGATAGAAACTATGTGAAGCCACCTCCTTCTCAACAGCACTGGTGAAATCGTTGCCTTCCGGTGGCAGCAACATCTTGCTCACAGGGTCACTGGGATACATTGTATGTTCCACATCTTCGTCCCTACCATTGCCACAGGTTATCACCACCTCCTTTGGACCTGCCACAATAACCTCGTTAACAGAAAAATCGTCATACTGCTTGTTATTATGCGACAAATCTAAATGAATGCTTGGGGTGGCAGTGGAACATAGAGATGATGTTGTTAAGAAAACACTTAGGAATGTTATCGAGAATATATTAAGTAAGTTTAATTGCGACATTTTCAATATGGAAGGTTAATGAATCTTTCTTTacaataacatatatgctGATAATTTTACTATAATGTCGATTTAAAACAACCATGTTGTTGATTCATGGCTCAACGTGCTTTTTGAGCCTAGACAACATTCACGTCAAGTTTGTTATATCTTTAACTATCATAATGCTGTTTATAGGTAGGCTGCATATTTAACTGAATAACAAATAAATGCCATATATTATTTCCAAATTTTGGAATCAATATTTTCTAGAATCTATATTATTAAGGATATCTTTCATCAATGAATGTGGTTAATGGCAATTTTAGTGTTCAttataatattaaattaTTGCAACTATATGATTCAAATTCTCGGGGAAATAAAAAATGATCCAAAAGATTGAATTCAACTGAATAACAGTATAATCAGTAAATCATTTTTACAAGAAGTTTTGTTGATTTTATGAATCCACTCAACAGAACATATTATAATCATTCAACATAATATCGATGGATAATGTTTCCATTTCATGCATAGAAGTACTACCATTGATTCGTTTAGAGGTACCCTGAATGTAAGAGGATTGTATAAATGCGCATAATTACATTTTATTGGCAATCATAGTAACGATTTTTCAGGCATAAGAAGTCTGATATCAGAAAGAAGGTAGCTCTACCCTTTCGTTATAACTAAAGCATGGACAATTTTCTACCGTTTAATTTACGGATTCCATAAATTTAATGACataaaaatgttaataAAACTAACCTATAATCAATAATAGTGATATCAGTAGTATAGTTTAAATTTACAACAGCAACTTctaataaaaacattaacCGGATATAGCCCTCCATAAAAAAGCTTCGTTTTATATGTTGCCATAGCGATATGTCAACAAATATCAACACAATAACATTATCTCATTTTATCGCATTATAGTACAAGTATTTTACCAGAAGATGGCTGGCCTTTTGGGGTTCTAAGTATCAATTACAAAATAATCCTAATGACGGCATTTATATCTTTACGTTTATGGTTcaatgcatatataatgatgCCTGGGATGGTTATAATCTCCTATGTAGATGTGGCCTAAAGAAAATAAATTTTTACATTAGGTTACAAAACTgttattatacatattacGTGTTGCATCGGCAAACAGATTACTAGGCGTATTCACCAATAACTGCAGGGTCCATTGGGTTACGGAGATCAAGGGTAATGACAGCTCGTGTGTTACCCTCTTTGTCAATGCAGCTGCATTTTAGTTCTGTATCAGTGTATTTTGTGTCCTTTTTCATACGGGGCGACATGTGGAAGTCTGCAACCTTCAAATTCGTACTCTCAACCGACCGGGCAAAAGGTGCGAAATCAGATAATTTTACCTTTTCATTATTTGTTGCATTAATCATCTCTTCAAAACAATTGGAAGGTTCCAGTGTATGATCTTTGGGGCAGTAAAATCCAACAGGACTAGTTAAATAAGGATTGATCTTGCATTTTGTAATGCTAACGTGTTCCTCTTGCTTAGATATTTGGAAGCCATCAGTCCTGAACAGGTCGGTGCTTTCCACTCCACAACCATAGGTGTAGGGATCTGTTGGCATGAGGTAAAATAGGAGTCTCATGTTAGCGTCTACCCGAACGCCATGGTGACGTTTAAGAACCCAATCATAATATAAGAGAGGAGTGTCTACCTTAAGAACCACGATACCGTTGCTTCGGTAAATGAGACTACGAATTCTATCAGGACCCATGACTTTAGTCAATACGTCGAAGTGCTTTGATCCAAAGATATCATTGAAATGTAAAGCGTCATTATACCTATAAGGATTCCCCGTGTATATTTTTTGAAAATTAGTAGGTACCATCCTCTGTCTGACTTTCCCTAACAGTCCAACATCAAGCCAATCACGCCAAGGTGCAACAACGTGGTACATCATCCCTGGATATAAGTTGTAGACGACGTACCTTGTTTCCTGTGGATGAGTTACATGTTGCGCCATATATTCCTGCGGCAGGATATGACTATGGATATGGTTCACTATGCTGAGTACTTTTGTAGATCCTTGTGGACCTTGGCAGTAACAATGGTGATAGAAATGTGTTCTGACTCCCTTATCTGACACTACAAATAGTTGAAACCTAGAATTTATCTTCCTACGACTATCGTAAAATTCGGTTTCATTTGCATAAGGTGTAATGTCACCATTCAACTCTTGCAATCTTTTCCCGGGAAAACAGTGATCAGGCATTAATTGCTCCCCCGgtttacaatatataccaaaaatCATACCAGGTTCCAAGGTTAATGAACAATCAACTCTGTCAACGTCTGAAACTTTAAACCCTGGTACAAATGGTGCTGTGTTtttaaacaacatattattTCCTGTCTCACAACCATATGCCATAGGGTATAGAGCGTCAAATCTTACTTTCAACCACCGGTAAAATGGTTTCTCATTTTTATTCCTTGGCATATATTTACAAGCAAGGTTGAGACTAAAGTTTTCAGGATCTTTGGCCAACAGAACTCCATTTATACcgtaatgtatatttatataattatcTTCATGGCCACCTCTGGAAAACTTTATAGTTAACCCATCACTTCGAAATCTATCCCGTAAAGCAACCTCTTTCAGAACAGCAGATTCAAAATCTTCGTCCTCAATGGGCAACAATAATCGCTCTTGCGGATTGCTGGGATACATTGTATACGCACCTTCGGGATCTTTACCTGATCCACATACAAAACTTAAATGAGCACCTGGTGCCAAATATGTTTCATCTTTTACAAAACTTTTGTCATCCCTTAAAGAAGGAAGTGATGGTGGGTTTACTGCACCGGCTAACCATCGTGGCATGCTGCTATATATGGTAAAGATGGTAACACCATATACCAACAATGGTATGTTGGAAACGCGAAGTTGTTTCATTGTTGCTAAATTAGACCACCGTCCATAGAATCATACCAAAATGTAGTTTGAGTGTTGTTTGAATCCTTGTTAGTATGTTTCATTTAGCGGATTCGAAATTGAACATTCACAGTTGAGTCTAGACATGTGATTTATAGCATGAAGTTACCACAATGATTTTGTGTCCTACTATAACAGATATTAAAACTATTCGCAGCTTGTTGGTTTTTAAGTCGCGATTGAAGTATATAACAGGCATATCTGCTTTTAtcattattattttaaataacTATTAATTTTATATAGGGAAGAGCATATTATTTTATACTCTTACTCGTTGCGAAATATGGCGTGTCCATGCTCATCGCTGTTTTAATGAAGTTTATTTAGAATTCATGATACTATATTTATCAAGCACACCGCATGCTAACAAATGTGCCTGATATGTAAAGCCAATCCctatcattttgtatttattaaaatgcTTTATTGATGTTCCCCAGTTGCCTTGTCCTCGGTTTACGAAGGTCTAGAGTTATGCTGGCATGTACTTTCCCTTCTCTATCGAGACAACGGCACATGAGCTCTACTGAAGAGTATCGTATATGATCCCGGTTACTCGTTGACGTATGGAAATCCGCAACCTTTATATGCCGCCCTTCCAATGCTCTGGCCAGTGGTTCGAAATCAGATAGTGGCACCACGACCTCCTTATCTTTGTGAAGCATCTCACTGAAGCAGTTGGGTGGCTCCAGCACGAAACCTTCAGGACAGTAAAATCCAACAGGACTAGATAAGTAAGGATTGACCTTGCATTTAGTTACAGGCACTTGATCATATTCGAATGATAAGAGAAATCCTTCTTTATGAAATAGATCAGCACTATCAACACCACAACCATAGGTATAGGGATCTGTAGGCACTATATACATAGCCAGCGCTAAACCTAAATGCGTACGAGCATTGTTTCTGCTGTCTAGCATAACCCAACCGTATGAAATTACTCTGTCAGGCTTTTTTAGAACGACAATGCCATTATCGTCGTATACAAATCTATAACTTACACCATTGTACAGTTCTGTTCTTCCAACGTAAAACCCTTTACTTCCAATAGCATCGCTCAACGGTATCTCAACTAGTTTACCGTCATCAGCAATCATTCCAATATCCTGTACGGCATTCTTAGGTGATATCCAACCATATGCCTCTTCACCATTGCGTAGTTTTATTGAACTGTTGTTAACCAAAAATGTAAGATGCATTCCTGGGGaaagtatatatgatagtAAATATGGTGGCTTGTTCAAACTTACAATGCCACGATTCACCAGATTCATAATGTTTACTTCTGCATTCTTAGGCTTTTCAATTATTAGCTTTTTTGTCATTTTTCCGTTCCTATCGACGCACGAACAGGATATAGGAGCTTTTTTGTCAAAATCATGGCTAAGCTTGATAAGCCTGAATCTTTCCGGGAATTCCTGATACGGAAAATCGGGGTCAATATAACTCTTATTGAAGCGGATGGTGAATCCTTGGGCATCTAAAACAGCTTCTTGGAAACATCTTGAAGGATATAAATGGTCTCCTGGCTTACAATAAATGCCAATAATCATATTTGGGATGGGGTCTATATAGCAGAGTCGCCTTTGACGTTTGATACTGATTGATTCATCCTCTTGTGGTATGCCATTTAGAAACAGAGCACTATCACTACTCTCACAACCATATGCCATGGGATATACGTCATCAAACCTTACTTCTAAAAATTTGAAACTAGCTGGTTTTGTATCATCATGAGGTTGGTACTTACAAGCGTAGTTGAGTGTAAAGTTATCTGGCCTTTTAGCCATGATAACGGCACTACTTGGATATTTAATTCGTAATCTCGTGCCATTGTGTTCATCCTCGTACGACGATATGATATCTACATCACTACGAAATATATTGTGGTTAGGAAGTTCATGAGCAAGTCCTTTTGTTCCTTCGTACTCACCTTGAGATGGTAAGGTGTATTTTAAGGGGTTTTTTGGAAAACGTTCAACGGTTCCGtttttgaatatatcatctgATCCACAAGTGAAAAACAAAGTATCTCCCTTTTCAAGTCGAACCACTTGATGTAGATTGTCACCAGGATTCAAATCAGTTTCATTGGAGAAGAAGTCTACCCTATTGGTTTTCCCTGTTTTTTGTGACGTTGTTACATGAGATAGAGTGATATTTTCTACATTGGAAATCTTTAGCAATGTGAATAACAAGGAAAATGTAAATAGGCTTAAATATGAGCCATTTTGGTGGAGTTGTGACACCATGTTGCAAAAACATGTTATGAAGTTGTGTCCTGTAGCATAATATGTGAACAATTAGGTACCATGAAGATTTAAATCACCTGTTGCGATTCATGTTGTGTAAGGAGTCAAAATTTTTCGTAGGCTATTAAAAGAAAAAATCAAAACAATCAATCCAATTCGGATTTTAATAGTAATGTTTATGATTCTCTAAGAGCCAGATTTCGTCCAATGGGATGATGAATTGTCTATACTCATTGGGACGTATTTTAGAAAATACATC
This window harbors:
- a CDS encoding 6-cysteine (D), with the protein product MVSQLHQNGSYLSLFTFSLLFTLLKISNVENITLSHVTTSQKTGKTNRVDFFSNETDLNPGDNLHQVVRLEKGDTLFFTCGSDDIFKNGTVERFPKNPLKYTLPSQGEYEGTKGLAHELPNHNIFRSDVDIISSYEDEHNGTRLRIKYPSSAVIMAKRPDNFTLNYACKYQPHDDTKPASFKFLEVRFDDVYPMAYGCESSDSALFLNGIPQEDESISIKRQRRLCYIDPIPNMIIGIYCKPGDHLYPSRCFQEAVLDAQGFTIRFNKSYIDPDFPYQEFPERFRLIKLSHDFDKKAPISCSCVDRNGKMTKKLIIEKPKNAEVNIMNLVNRGIVSLNKPPYLLSYILSPGMHLTFLVNNSSIKLRNGEEAYGWISPKNAVQDIGMIADDGKLVEIPLSDAIGSKGFYVGRTELYNGVSYRFVYDDNGIVVLKKPDRVISYGWVMLDSRNNARTHLGLALAMYIVPTDPYTYGCGVDSADLFHKEGFLLSFEYDQVPVTKCKVNPYLSSPVGFYCPEGFVLEPPNCFSEMLHKDKEVVVPLSDFEPLARALEGRHIKVADFHTSTSNRDHIRYSSVELMCRCLDREGKVHASITLDLRKPRTRQLGNINKAF
- a CDS encoding 6-cysteine (C); translated protein: MKQLRVSNIPLLVYGVTIFTIYSSMPRWLAGAVNPPSLPSLRDDKSFVKDETYLAPGAHLSFVCGSGKDPEGAYTMYPSNPQERLLLPIEDEDFESAVLKEVALRDRFRSDGLTIKFSRGGHEDNYINIHYGINGVLLAKDPENFSLNLACKYMPRNKNEKPFYRWLKVRFDALYPMAYGCETGNNMLFKNTAPFVPGFKVSDVDRVDCSLTLEPGMIFGIYCKPGEQLMPDHCFPGKRLQELNGDITPYANETEFYDSRRKINSRFQLFVVSDKGVRTHFYHHCYCQGPQGSTKVLSIVNHIHSHILPQEYMAQHVTHPQETRYVVYNLYPGMMYHVVAPWRDWLDVGLLGKVRQRMVPTNFQKIYTGNPYRYNDALHFNDIFGSKHFDVLTKVMGPDRIRSLIYRSNGIVVLKVDTPLLYYDWVLKRHHGVRVDANMRLLFYLMPTDPYTYGCGVESTDLFRTDGFQISKQEEHVSITKCKINPYLTSPVGFYCPKDHTLEPSNCFEEMINATNNEKVKLSDFAPFARSVESTNLKVADFHMSPRMKKDTKYTDTELKCSCIDKEGNTRAVITLDLRNPMDPAVIGEYA